In Thermoanaerobaculum aquaticum, one genomic interval encodes:
- a CDS encoding heavy metal response regulator transcription factor translates to MRILVIEDDRKTAGFLRKGLTEAGFVVDVAETAEDGLFQVTSASYDAVLLDVMLPDKEGWWVLGEMRRQGLHVPVICLTARGSVPDRVKGLELGADDYVVKPFAFSELLARLRAVLRRTPEPREEVIRVADLEVDLTRHRATRAGKLLDLSAKEFALLALLARRAGQVLTRTMIAELVWDASFDFDSNVVDVAIHRLREKVDKPFAFPLIHTLRGVGYVLEPRESPEKHAR, encoded by the coding sequence ATGAGAATCTTGGTCATTGAAGACGACCGCAAGACTGCAGGCTTTTTGCGCAAGGGCTTAACCGAAGCGGGCTTTGTGGTAGATGTTGCGGAAACCGCGGAAGATGGTCTGTTTCAAGTTACTTCGGCAAGCTACGACGCGGTTTTGCTCGACGTGATGCTGCCGGATAAGGAAGGCTGGTGGGTGCTTGGGGAAATGCGGCGCCAGGGACTCCACGTGCCGGTGATTTGCCTGACCGCTCGCGGCTCGGTTCCGGATCGGGTTAAGGGCCTGGAGCTGGGGGCCGATGATTACGTGGTCAAGCCCTTTGCTTTTTCCGAGCTTTTGGCGCGGCTGCGGGCGGTGCTGCGGCGGACCCCCGAGCCCCGGGAGGAGGTGATTCGGGTTGCCGATCTGGAAGTCGACCTCACCCGCCATCGGGCAACCCGGGCCGGAAAGCTTCTGGATCTCTCGGCCAAGGAGTTTGCGCTTTTGGCGTTGCTGGCGCGAAGAGCGGGGCAGGTCCTGACCCGCACCATGATTGCCGAGCTGGTGTGGGACGCTTCCTTCGATTTCGATAGCAACGTGGTGGATGTGGCCATCCACCGGCTGCGGGAAAAGGTGGACAAACCCTTTGCCTTTCCGCTCATCCACACCTTGCGGGGTGTGGGCTACGTTTTAGAACCCCGAGAAAGCCCGGAAAAACATGCGCGCTAA
- a CDS encoding secretin N-terminal domain-containing protein, translating into MRRLSWIVVLTVILGSCATYRYSRQAEEAMTGDNWDAAVYYLLEALAADPGNIKLKMDLQRARTRAAEEHFRRGLGFKAAGELARARTELELAVQLDPTHQYAETELAKVRKDLEILAQEGGAAKLEQAKKAAREMKVKPPILTPETAEPMTLAFPNPVNVKDIYNAIAKAFGFNVLYDPRLKDTKLAIELKNVTAKQALDNVVQAAQHFYKVLDEKTIIVVEDTPQNRRDYEDLVVKTFFLSNAEVKDINNMIRTLIDARRVATNEQLNALVIRDTADKVAIAERLIAANDKSKAEVLVSVELLQVDSSKLRDIGASLSSYSYPITLDPSRITGSADEASIPLPRLDDITRSMWGVVVPNVTINLIKSAGQAETLAQPELRITEGEKGSVVIGDRVPIPTTTFNTSQTVGGNIVPITAFQYQDVGIKINVEPRVHHNNEITLKLEVEVSELGESVEVAQGQRQPKIGTRTIKSVIRLKDGETSLLAGLLRYSKRESKSGLPFLSDLPVIGGLFRSTQHDFKKTDLILTLTPHIIRNPDITEEDLAPLWVGTETRVSIFGTAPRVQGPAELGIFGPGRGQPLSLPAEQEGEGVPEEAPPLRFQEQEKPDKSSSLLLPSPGQAPSAEKGKEGGLAATAASADADSFGLSRISFYPQRLPVHVGAEAGVVVVLEAGVGGADAPLHLAYDPARLEVLRVEEGHVTTADGVKAVTVTHTPVLGWITLSYPGTATGTSTLCKLTVRPRTAGELPIIFAGPIGGITSQNATVVAVPQVLGSQP; encoded by the coding sequence ATGCGAAGGCTTTCCTGGATTGTGGTGCTCACGGTGATCTTGGGCTCCTGCGCCACCTACCGCTACTCGCGGCAGGCGGAAGAGGCCATGACGGGCGATAACTGGGATGCGGCGGTGTACTACCTCTTGGAGGCTCTGGCTGCCGATCCCGGCAACATCAAGCTCAAGATGGACCTGCAACGGGCCCGCACGCGAGCAGCGGAGGAGCACTTCCGGCGGGGCCTGGGGTTTAAGGCAGCCGGAGAGCTGGCCCGGGCCCGCACCGAGCTGGAGCTGGCGGTGCAGCTGGACCCCACCCATCAGTACGCCGAAACCGAGCTTGCTAAGGTGCGCAAGGACCTGGAGATCCTCGCGCAGGAGGGGGGCGCCGCCAAGCTCGAGCAAGCAAAAAAGGCAGCCCGGGAAATGAAGGTCAAACCGCCCATCTTGACCCCGGAAACCGCCGAGCCCATGACCTTAGCTTTCCCCAACCCGGTGAACGTCAAGGATATTTACAACGCCATCGCCAAGGCCTTTGGCTTCAACGTGCTGTACGACCCGCGCTTGAAGGACACCAAGCTGGCTATCGAGCTGAAAAACGTTACCGCCAAGCAAGCGTTGGATAACGTGGTGCAAGCCGCCCAGCACTTTTACAAGGTGCTCGACGAAAAAACCATCATCGTGGTGGAAGACACCCCGCAAAACCGCCGGGATTACGAGGATCTGGTGGTGAAGACGTTTTTCCTCTCCAACGCCGAGGTGAAAGACATCAACAACATGATCCGCACCCTCATCGATGCCCGCCGGGTGGCCACCAACGAGCAGCTCAACGCGTTGGTGATTCGCGATACCGCTGACAAGGTGGCCATCGCCGAGCGGCTCATTGCCGCCAACGACAAGTCCAAGGCGGAAGTGTTGGTGAGCGTGGAGCTCTTGCAGGTGGATTCCTCCAAGCTCCGGGACATTGGTGCGAGCCTTTCGTCCTACAGCTACCCCATCACCCTGGACCCCTCCCGCATTACCGGCAGCGCCGACGAGGCCAGCATCCCCCTCCCCCGCCTGGACGACATCACCCGCTCCATGTGGGGGGTGGTGGTGCCCAACGTCACCATCAACCTCATCAAGTCTGCAGGGCAAGCGGAAACCCTGGCGCAACCGGAGCTGCGCATTACCGAAGGGGAGAAGGGCAGCGTGGTGATTGGCGATCGCGTGCCCATCCCCACCACCACCTTCAACACCTCGCAAACGGTGGGCGGTAACATCGTGCCCATCACCGCCTTCCAGTACCAGGACGTGGGCATCAAGATCAACGTAGAGCCTCGTGTGCACCACAACAACGAGATCACCCTAAAGCTGGAGGTGGAGGTTTCGGAGCTGGGGGAGAGCGTGGAGGTGGCGCAAGGACAGCGCCAACCAAAAATTGGCACCCGCACCATCAAATCGGTGATTCGCTTGAAGGACGGGGAAACCTCGCTGTTGGCCGGGCTTTTGCGCTACAGCAAGCGGGAAAGCAAATCAGGCTTGCCGTTCCTTTCCGATTTACCGGTGATTGGTGGGCTTTTCCGTTCCACCCAGCACGACTTTAAAAAGACCGACCTTATCTTGACCCTCACCCCTCACATCATCCGCAACCCCGACATTACCGAAGAAGACCTGGCCCCCCTGTGGGTGGGCACCGAAACCCGGGTGTCAATTTTTGGCACCGCACCGCGGGTGCAGGGACCGGCGGAGCTGGGCATCTTTGGCCCCGGTCGTGGCCAGCCGCTGTCCCTGCCGGCGGAACAGGAAGGGGAAGGAGTCCCGGAGGAAGCACCACCACTGCGTTTCCAGGAGCAGGAAAAGCCGGACAAGAGCAGCTCGCTGCTTTTGCCTTCACCAGGCCAGGCTCCATCAGCCGAGAAAGGCAAGGAGGGGGGGCTAGCCGCCACCGCTGCTAGCGCCGATGCCGACAGCTTCGGGCTTTCCCGCATCAGCTTTTACCCCCAGCGCTTGCCGGTGCACGTGGGAGCGGAAGCGGGGGTGGTGGTGGTCCTGGAAGCAGGGGTAGGAGGCGCCGATGCTCCGCTGCACCTGGCCTACGATCCGGCGCGCTTGGAGGTGCTGCGGGTGGAGGAGGGGCACGTGACCACCGCGGACGGAGTGAAGGCGGTGACCGTCACCCACACACCGGTTTTGGGGTGGATCACGCTTTCCTACCCGGGAACCGCCACCGGCACCTCCACCCTGTGCAAGCTCACGGTGCGGCCGCGAACCGCCGGTGAGCTGCCCATTATCTTTGCCGGGCCCATCGGTGGTATAACCAGCCAAAACGCCACGGTGGTGGCGGTGCCGCAGGTTTTGGGTTCGCAACCATGA
- a CDS encoding type II secretion system protein, giving the protein MRKLRRVRGFTLAELVMVAALLAILTAIAVPTARFMTRREQEAELKLALRQMRNAIDEYKRLADQGMIQVDLGTEGYPKSLEELVEGVEIVGKKTKRKFLRRIPVDPMTGKAEWGLRSYQDEPDSTSWGGQNVYDVYSLSEATALDGTKYRDW; this is encoded by the coding sequence ATGAGAAAGCTTCGGCGCGTACGCGGCTTTACTTTGGCGGAGCTGGTGATGGTGGCGGCGCTTCTGGCCATCCTCACGGCCATTGCCGTCCCTACCGCCCGCTTCATGACCCGCCGGGAGCAGGAAGCGGAGCTCAAGCTGGCGTTGCGGCAAATGCGCAACGCCATTGACGAATACAAGCGCCTGGCAGATCAGGGCATGATTCAGGTGGATTTGGGAACCGAAGGCTACCCCAAGAGCCTGGAAGAGCTGGTGGAAGGGGTGGAAATCGTAGGGAAAAAGACCAAGCGCAAGTTCCTCCGCCGCATTCCCGTGGATCCCATGACCGGAAAGGCGGAGTGGGGCTTGCGCTCCTACCAGGACGAACCCGACTCCACCAGCTGGGGTGGACAAAACGTGTACGACGTGTACTCGCTGTCCGAGGCCACCGCCTTGGACGGCACCAAGTACAGGGACTGGTAA
- a CDS encoding prepilin-type N-terminal cleavage/methylation domain-containing protein, with amino-acid sequence MNQNQRGFTMVAVVVAMAVMAIMMGVAVQTVTFQRQREKEEELIFRGNQYVEAIRLFRARNGRFPLTLKELEEAKPRVLRKAWTDPITGQKDWVPVFLGEEGTGSEGLGIGIAVPTPPPGEERKTEARGPIVGVRSRSCQESIKVYEGRTRYCDWKFVFDPKKFQVPIPGQPGGKARD; translated from the coding sequence ATGAACCAAAACCAGCGCGGTTTCACCATGGTGGCGGTGGTGGTGGCCATGGCGGTGATGGCCATCATGATGGGGGTGGCGGTGCAAACCGTCACCTTCCAGCGCCAGCGGGAAAAGGAAGAAGAGCTCATCTTCCGGGGAAACCAGTACGTGGAAGCCATCCGCCTGTTTCGCGCCCGAAACGGCCGGTTTCCGCTAACCCTTAAAGAGCTAGAAGAAGCCAAGCCCCGGGTGCTGCGCAAAGCCTGGACCGACCCCATTACCGGCCAGAAGGACTGGGTGCCGGTGTTTTTGGGGGAGGAGGGGACCGGCTCGGAGGGCCTTGGTATCGGCATTGCGGTCCCCACGCCCCCACCGGGGGAAGAACGCAAGACCGAAGCCCGGGGGCCCATCGTGGGGGTGCGTTCCCGGTCCTGTCAGGAATCCATCAAGGTTTACGAGGGGCGCACCCGCTACTGCGACTGGAAGTTCGTGTTTGATCCCAAGAAGTTCCAGGTCCCTATCCCGGGGCAACCTGGAGGCAAGGCTCGGGATTAA
- a CDS encoding type II secretion system protein: protein MAYGERQRGFTLIELIVVVTIIGILATIAVPAMRNAPIRAKEAALKADLYTLRSCIDQFHGDRGRWPTSLEELVSMGYLRKIPVDPITGSAETWVVVYAETTGDETEKEQEAGPGIIDVHSGAEGVALDGTRYADW, encoded by the coding sequence ATGGCGTACGGCGAAAGGCAGCGGGGTTTTACCCTCATTGAGCTCATCGTGGTGGTGACCATCATCGGCATTTTGGCCACCATTGCCGTGCCGGCCATGCGCAACGCCCCCATTCGTGCCAAGGAAGCCGCGTTGAAAGCCGACCTTTACACCCTTCGCTCCTGCATTGACCAGTTCCACGGGGACCGGGGCCGCTGGCCCACCTCCCTGGAGGAGCTGGTGAGCATGGGCTACCTGCGCAAGATCCCGGTGGACCCCATCACCGGCTCGGCGGAAACCTGGGTGGTGGTGTACGCGGAAACCACCGGCGACGAAACCGAAAAGGAGCAGGAAGCGGGTCCCGGCATCATTGACGTGCACTCGGGGGCGGAAGGGGTGGCCCTGGACGGCACCCGCTACGCCGATTGGTGA
- the pilO gene encoding type 4a pilus biogenesis protein PilO, giving the protein MNRSAWWKYVWVWLVPAALVLANGLWLLALRSAVLGRGAEAVAQLKQKEAHVKELERMVRELSETQKRLSQLQEELTRLREQEMGPMRQRLVPFLQEVVLRAQKVGLFPERISYAARKDSKSGLVHFTATYELTGSYEQLRRYMAELEAIPQFVVIERLGLRGEGSAQSTEISLQMVVGTYFSDWDQALLTQLGAQEASSATE; this is encoded by the coding sequence GTGAACCGCTCGGCGTGGTGGAAGTACGTGTGGGTTTGGCTGGTGCCCGCCGCTCTGGTGCTGGCCAACGGCCTCTGGCTTTTGGCTTTGCGTTCGGCGGTTTTGGGACGAGGGGCGGAAGCGGTGGCGCAACTCAAGCAAAAGGAAGCTCACGTAAAAGAGCTGGAGCGGATGGTGCGGGAGCTTTCCGAAACCCAAAAGCGGCTTTCTCAGCTGCAGGAGGAGCTCACCCGCCTGCGGGAGCAGGAAATGGGTCCCATGCGCCAGCGGCTTGTGCCGTTTCTGCAGGAGGTGGTGCTCAGGGCGCAAAAGGTGGGGCTTTTCCCCGAGCGCATTTCTTACGCGGCACGCAAGGACAGCAAGTCGGGGCTGGTGCACTTCACCGCCACTTACGAGCTCACCGGTTCTTACGAGCAGCTCCGCCGCTACATGGCGGAACTGGAAGCGATCCCCCAGTTTGTGGTCATCGAGCGGTTGGGCCTGCGGGGCGAGGGCTCCGCGCAAAGCACCGAAATTTCCCTGCAAATGGTGGTAGGCACGTACTTTTCCGATTGGGATCAGGCGTTGCTGACCCAACTGGGGGCGCAGGAGGCCAGCAGTGCAACTGAGTGA
- a CDS encoding type IV pilus biogenesis protein PilM: MSAKDLLLTPRPRHAFAVTEEAVYYGLLDRRRSRLERVESRPLPADAVQLGPVGLLQVKVDRLKATLENLKGLVGDFPKRAALVVPDAWLRALVLELEALPRRREEAEEVIRWRLKKLLPCRPEEVRLDYTPCGANGRVLVVLGLDKPLSLLEEAFSAQGCELGSIEPVSIALSAVLPAAARPLVLVSTVGRAMAIVVLSDGRVQLSRLKLMPQAGARAQSLALRELSRTAQFLADKGWTAAGFSVVLAAGEESLAKAVQLWALEQKGVDVRRLGEPPAPPALVTNPLMTWGLLSAAQPGEGE; encoded by the coding sequence ATGAGCGCCAAAGACCTCCTCCTCACCCCCCGTCCCCGCCACGCCTTCGCCGTGACCGAGGAAGCCGTGTACTACGGCCTCCTGGACCGGCGGCGAAGCCGCCTGGAGCGGGTGGAAAGCCGCCCGCTCCCCGCCGATGCCGTGCAGCTGGGCCCGGTGGGGCTTCTGCAGGTCAAGGTGGATCGGCTCAAGGCCACCCTGGAAAACCTCAAGGGTCTGGTGGGGGATTTTCCCAAGAGGGCGGCGCTGGTGGTGCCCGACGCCTGGCTGCGGGCCCTGGTGTTGGAGCTGGAGGCTTTGCCCCGGCGGCGGGAGGAGGCGGAGGAGGTGATCCGCTGGCGCCTTAAGAAGCTCCTCCCGTGCCGTCCCGAGGAAGTCAGGCTGGATTACACCCCCTGCGGGGCCAACGGGCGGGTGTTGGTGGTTTTGGGTTTGGACAAGCCCCTTTCGCTTCTGGAAGAGGCGTTTTCCGCGCAGGGTTGCGAGCTGGGGAGCATTGAGCCGGTTTCCATTGCGCTTTCGGCGGTTTTGCCAGCTGCTGCTCGGCCGTTGGTGCTGGTTTCCACGGTGGGGCGGGCCATGGCCATTGTGGTTTTGTCCGACGGGAGGGTGCAGCTTTCCCGCTTGAAGCTCATGCCGCAAGCGGGGGCGCGGGCCCAGAGCTTGGCGCTGCGGGAGCTTTCGCGCACCGCCCAGTTTCTGGCCGACAAGGGGTGGACGGCGGCGGGCTTTTCGGTGGTTTTGGCGGCAGGCGAGGAGAGCTTGGCCAAGGCCGTTCAGCTGTGGGCTTTGGAGCAAAAGGGCGTGGATGTCCGCCGGTTGGGTGAGCCGCCGGCGCCCCCCGCTTTGGTGACCAATCCCTTGATGACGTGGGGCCTGCTTTCGGCGGCGCAACCTGGGGAGGGGGAATGA